One genomic segment of Tursiops truncatus isolate mTurTru1 chromosome 11, mTurTru1.mat.Y, whole genome shotgun sequence includes these proteins:
- the FAM118A gene encoding protein FAM118A isoform X7, translating into MDSVEKTTDRSEQKSRKFLKSLIRKQPQELLLVMGTGVSAAAAPGIPALCSWRSCIQAIIEAAEQLEVLHPGDVAEFRRKVTKDGDLLVVAHDLIRKMSPRTGDSKPSFFQDCLLEVFDNLEQHIQSPLVLQSILSLMERGTMVLTTNYDNLLEIFGQQHNKPMVSLDLKDKTKVLQWARGHIKYGVLHIHGLYTDPCGMVLDLSGYKDVTQDPEVMEVLQNLYRTKSFLFVGCGETLRDQIFQALFLYSVPDKADLEHYMVVLKESEDHFFKQQADMLLRGIKVVSYGDCFDYFPGYVQDLATQICKQRSPDADRVDSTTLFGNACQDCAKRKLEENGIEVSKKLRQSDTDDAGGS; encoded by the exons ATGGATTCCGTGGAAAAGACAACAGACAGAAGTGAACAAAAATCAAG aaagtttttaaaaagcctcatCCGGAAACAGCCCCAGGAGCTGCTCCTGGTCATGGGGACGGGAGTCAGTGCCGCTGCGGCCCCAGGGATCCCCGCCCTGTGCTCGTGGAGGAGCTGCATCCAGGCCATCATCGAGGCCGCGGAGCAGCTCGAGGTGCTGCACCCCGGGGACGTGGCCGAGTTCCGCAGGAAGGTGACCAAGGACGGGGACCTGCTGGTTGTCGCCCATGACCTGATCCGGAAGATGTCCCCT CGCACGGGCGACTCCAAGCCCAGCTTCTTCCAGGACTGCCTGCTGGAGGTGTTCGACAACCTGGAGCAGCACATCCAGAGCCCGCTGGTGCTGCAGTCCATCCTCAGCCTGATGGAGAGGGGCACCATGGTGCTGACCACCAACTATGACAACCTGCTGGAGATCTTCGGGCAACAGCACAACAAGCCCATGGTGTCTCTGGATCTGAAGGACAAGACCAAG GTCCTTCAGTGGGCTAGAGGACACATCAAATACGGAGTTCTTCACATTCACGGCTTATACACAGATCCCTGCGGGATGGTGTTGGACCTATCGGGATACAAAGACGTTACCCAAGACCCGGAAGTCATG GAAGTTCTTCAGAACTTGTACCGCACCAAATCCTTTCTGTTTGTGGGCTGCGGAGAGACCCTCCGTGATCAGATATTCCAGGCCCTCTTCCTCTATTCGGTGCCGGACAAGGCGGATTTGGAGCACTACATGGTTGTGCTCAAGGAGAGCGAAGACCATTTCTTTAAGCAGCAGGCAGACATGCTTCTGCGTGGGATCAAAGTTGTGTCCTACGGGGACTGCTTTGACTACTTTCCGGGGTATGTGCAAGACCTTGCCACTCAGATCTGCAAACAGCGAAGTCCag aTGCCGATCGAGTGGACAGCACCACGTTGTTCG GTAATGCATGCCAGGACTGTGCAAAGAGGAAgttagaagaaaatggaattgaAGTTTCAAAGAAACTCAGACAATCAGATACTG
- the FAM118A gene encoding protein FAM118A isoform X5 has product MDSVEKTTDRSEQKSSRKFLKSLIRKQPQELLLVMGTGVSAAAAPGIPALCSWRSCIQAIIEAAEQLEVLHPGDVAEFRRKVTKDGDLLVVAHDLIRKMSPRTGDSKPSFFQDCLLEVFDNLEQHIQSPLVLQSILSLMERGTMVLTTNYDNLLEIFGQQHNKPMVSLDLKDKTKVLQWARGHIKYGVLHIHGLYTDPCGMVLDLSGYKDVTQDPEVMEVLQNLYRTKSFLFVGCGETLRDQIFQALFLYSVPDKADLEHYMVVLKESEDHFFKQQADMLLRGIKVVSYGDCFDYFPGYVQDLATQICKQRSPDADRVDSTTLFGNACQDCAKRKLEENGIEVSKKLRQSDTVTQTPTQ; this is encoded by the exons ATGGATTCCGTGGAAAAGACAACAGACAGAAGTGAACAAAAATCAAG tagaaagtttttaaaaagcctcatCCGGAAACAGCCCCAGGAGCTGCTCCTGGTCATGGGGACGGGAGTCAGTGCCGCTGCGGCCCCAGGGATCCCCGCCCTGTGCTCGTGGAGGAGCTGCATCCAGGCCATCATCGAGGCCGCGGAGCAGCTCGAGGTGCTGCACCCCGGGGACGTGGCCGAGTTCCGCAGGAAGGTGACCAAGGACGGGGACCTGCTGGTTGTCGCCCATGACCTGATCCGGAAGATGTCCCCT CGCACGGGCGACTCCAAGCCCAGCTTCTTCCAGGACTGCCTGCTGGAGGTGTTCGACAACCTGGAGCAGCACATCCAGAGCCCGCTGGTGCTGCAGTCCATCCTCAGCCTGATGGAGAGGGGCACCATGGTGCTGACCACCAACTATGACAACCTGCTGGAGATCTTCGGGCAACAGCACAACAAGCCCATGGTGTCTCTGGATCTGAAGGACAAGACCAAG GTCCTTCAGTGGGCTAGAGGACACATCAAATACGGAGTTCTTCACATTCACGGCTTATACACAGATCCCTGCGGGATGGTGTTGGACCTATCGGGATACAAAGACGTTACCCAAGACCCGGAAGTCATG GAAGTTCTTCAGAACTTGTACCGCACCAAATCCTTTCTGTTTGTGGGCTGCGGAGAGACCCTCCGTGATCAGATATTCCAGGCCCTCTTCCTCTATTCGGTGCCGGACAAGGCGGATTTGGAGCACTACATGGTTGTGCTCAAGGAGAGCGAAGACCATTTCTTTAAGCAGCAGGCAGACATGCTTCTGCGTGGGATCAAAGTTGTGTCCTACGGGGACTGCTTTGACTACTTTCCGGGGTATGTGCAAGACCTTGCCACTCAGATCTGCAAACAGCGAAGTCCag aTGCCGATCGAGTGGACAGCACCACGTTGTTCG GTAATGCATGCCAGGACTGTGCAAAGAGGAAgttagaagaaaatggaattgaAGTTTCAAAGAAACTCAGACAATCAGATACTG
- the FAM118A gene encoding protein FAM118A isoform X6, giving the protein MDSVEKTTDRSEQKSSRKFLKSLIRKQPQELLLVMGTGVSAAAAPGIPALCSWRSCIQAIIEAAEQLEVLHPGDVAEFRRKVTKDGDLLVVAHDLIRKMSPRTGDSKPSFFQDCLLEVFDNLEQHIQSPLVLQSILSLMERGTMVLTTNYDNLLEIFGQQHNKPMVSLDLKDKTKVLQWARGHIKYGVLHIHGLYTDPCGMVLDLSGYKDVTQDPEVMEVLQNLYRTKSFLFVGCGETLRDQIFQALFLYSVPDKADLEHYMVVLKESEDHFFKQQADMLLRGIKVVSYGDCFDYFPGYVQDLATQICKQRSPDADRVDSTTLFGNACQDCAKRKLEENGIEVSKKLRQSDTDDAGGS; this is encoded by the exons ATGGATTCCGTGGAAAAGACAACAGACAGAAGTGAACAAAAATCAAG tagaaagtttttaaaaagcctcatCCGGAAACAGCCCCAGGAGCTGCTCCTGGTCATGGGGACGGGAGTCAGTGCCGCTGCGGCCCCAGGGATCCCCGCCCTGTGCTCGTGGAGGAGCTGCATCCAGGCCATCATCGAGGCCGCGGAGCAGCTCGAGGTGCTGCACCCCGGGGACGTGGCCGAGTTCCGCAGGAAGGTGACCAAGGACGGGGACCTGCTGGTTGTCGCCCATGACCTGATCCGGAAGATGTCCCCT CGCACGGGCGACTCCAAGCCCAGCTTCTTCCAGGACTGCCTGCTGGAGGTGTTCGACAACCTGGAGCAGCACATCCAGAGCCCGCTGGTGCTGCAGTCCATCCTCAGCCTGATGGAGAGGGGCACCATGGTGCTGACCACCAACTATGACAACCTGCTGGAGATCTTCGGGCAACAGCACAACAAGCCCATGGTGTCTCTGGATCTGAAGGACAAGACCAAG GTCCTTCAGTGGGCTAGAGGACACATCAAATACGGAGTTCTTCACATTCACGGCTTATACACAGATCCCTGCGGGATGGTGTTGGACCTATCGGGATACAAAGACGTTACCCAAGACCCGGAAGTCATG GAAGTTCTTCAGAACTTGTACCGCACCAAATCCTTTCTGTTTGTGGGCTGCGGAGAGACCCTCCGTGATCAGATATTCCAGGCCCTCTTCCTCTATTCGGTGCCGGACAAGGCGGATTTGGAGCACTACATGGTTGTGCTCAAGGAGAGCGAAGACCATTTCTTTAAGCAGCAGGCAGACATGCTTCTGCGTGGGATCAAAGTTGTGTCCTACGGGGACTGCTTTGACTACTTTCCGGGGTATGTGCAAGACCTTGCCACTCAGATCTGCAAACAGCGAAGTCCag aTGCCGATCGAGTGGACAGCACCACGTTGTTCG GTAATGCATGCCAGGACTGTGCAAAGAGGAAgttagaagaaaatggaattgaAGTTTCAAAGAAACTCAGACAATCAGATACTG
- the FAM118A gene encoding protein FAM118A isoform X8: MDSVEKTTDRSEQKSSRKFLKSLIRKQPQELLLVMGTGVSAAAAPGIPALCSWRSCIQAIIEAAEQLEVLHPGDVAEFRRKVTKDGDLLVVAHDLIRKMSPRTGDSKPSFFQDCLLEVFDNLEQHIQSPLVLQSILSLMERGTMVLTTNYDNLLEIFGQQHNKPMVSLDLKDKTKVLQWARGHIKYGVLHIHGLYTDPCGMVLDLSGYKDVTQDPEVMEVLQNLYRTKSFLFVGCGETLRDQIFQALFLYSVPDKADLEHYMVVLKESEDHFFKQQADMLLRGIKVVSYGDCFDYFPGYVQDLATQICKQRSPDADRVDSTTLFGNACQDCAKRKLEENGIEVSKKLRQSDTGHQ, from the exons ATGGATTCCGTGGAAAAGACAACAGACAGAAGTGAACAAAAATCAAG tagaaagtttttaaaaagcctcatCCGGAAACAGCCCCAGGAGCTGCTCCTGGTCATGGGGACGGGAGTCAGTGCCGCTGCGGCCCCAGGGATCCCCGCCCTGTGCTCGTGGAGGAGCTGCATCCAGGCCATCATCGAGGCCGCGGAGCAGCTCGAGGTGCTGCACCCCGGGGACGTGGCCGAGTTCCGCAGGAAGGTGACCAAGGACGGGGACCTGCTGGTTGTCGCCCATGACCTGATCCGGAAGATGTCCCCT CGCACGGGCGACTCCAAGCCCAGCTTCTTCCAGGACTGCCTGCTGGAGGTGTTCGACAACCTGGAGCAGCACATCCAGAGCCCGCTGGTGCTGCAGTCCATCCTCAGCCTGATGGAGAGGGGCACCATGGTGCTGACCACCAACTATGACAACCTGCTGGAGATCTTCGGGCAACAGCACAACAAGCCCATGGTGTCTCTGGATCTGAAGGACAAGACCAAG GTCCTTCAGTGGGCTAGAGGACACATCAAATACGGAGTTCTTCACATTCACGGCTTATACACAGATCCCTGCGGGATGGTGTTGGACCTATCGGGATACAAAGACGTTACCCAAGACCCGGAAGTCATG GAAGTTCTTCAGAACTTGTACCGCACCAAATCCTTTCTGTTTGTGGGCTGCGGAGAGACCCTCCGTGATCAGATATTCCAGGCCCTCTTCCTCTATTCGGTGCCGGACAAGGCGGATTTGGAGCACTACATGGTTGTGCTCAAGGAGAGCGAAGACCATTTCTTTAAGCAGCAGGCAGACATGCTTCTGCGTGGGATCAAAGTTGTGTCCTACGGGGACTGCTTTGACTACTTTCCGGGGTATGTGCAAGACCTTGCCACTCAGATCTGCAAACAGCGAAGTCCag aTGCCGATCGAGTGGACAGCACCACGTTGTTCG GTAATGCATGCCAGGACTGTGCAAAGAGGAAgttagaagaaaatggaattgaAGTTTCAAAGAAACTCAGACAATCAGATACTG
- the FAM118A gene encoding protein FAM118A isoform X3, translating into MDSVEKTTDRSEQKSSRKFLKSLIRKQPQELLLVMGTGVSAAAAPGIPALCSWRSCIQAIIEAAEQLEVLHPGDVAEFRRKVTKDGDLLVVAHDLIRKMSPRTGDSKPSFFQDCLLEVFDNLEQHIQSPLVLQSILSLMERGTMVLTTNYDNLLEIFGQQHNKPMVSLDLKDKTKVLQWARGHIKYGVLHIHGLYTDPCGMVLDLSGYKDVTQDPEVMEVLQNLYRTKSFLFVGCGETLRDQIFQALFLYSVPDKADLEHYMVVLKESEDHFFKQQADMLLRGIKVVSYGDCFDYFPGYVQDLATQICKQRSPDADRVDSTTLFGNACQDCAKRKLEENGIEVSKKLRQSDTDEEAGPERF; encoded by the exons ATGGATTCCGTGGAAAAGACAACAGACAGAAGTGAACAAAAATCAAG tagaaagtttttaaaaagcctcatCCGGAAACAGCCCCAGGAGCTGCTCCTGGTCATGGGGACGGGAGTCAGTGCCGCTGCGGCCCCAGGGATCCCCGCCCTGTGCTCGTGGAGGAGCTGCATCCAGGCCATCATCGAGGCCGCGGAGCAGCTCGAGGTGCTGCACCCCGGGGACGTGGCCGAGTTCCGCAGGAAGGTGACCAAGGACGGGGACCTGCTGGTTGTCGCCCATGACCTGATCCGGAAGATGTCCCCT CGCACGGGCGACTCCAAGCCCAGCTTCTTCCAGGACTGCCTGCTGGAGGTGTTCGACAACCTGGAGCAGCACATCCAGAGCCCGCTGGTGCTGCAGTCCATCCTCAGCCTGATGGAGAGGGGCACCATGGTGCTGACCACCAACTATGACAACCTGCTGGAGATCTTCGGGCAACAGCACAACAAGCCCATGGTGTCTCTGGATCTGAAGGACAAGACCAAG GTCCTTCAGTGGGCTAGAGGACACATCAAATACGGAGTTCTTCACATTCACGGCTTATACACAGATCCCTGCGGGATGGTGTTGGACCTATCGGGATACAAAGACGTTACCCAAGACCCGGAAGTCATG GAAGTTCTTCAGAACTTGTACCGCACCAAATCCTTTCTGTTTGTGGGCTGCGGAGAGACCCTCCGTGATCAGATATTCCAGGCCCTCTTCCTCTATTCGGTGCCGGACAAGGCGGATTTGGAGCACTACATGGTTGTGCTCAAGGAGAGCGAAGACCATTTCTTTAAGCAGCAGGCAGACATGCTTCTGCGTGGGATCAAAGTTGTGTCCTACGGGGACTGCTTTGACTACTTTCCGGGGTATGTGCAAGACCTTGCCACTCAGATCTGCAAACAGCGAAGTCCag aTGCCGATCGAGTGGACAGCACCACGTTGTTCG GTAATGCATGCCAGGACTGTGCAAAGAGGAAgttagaagaaaatggaattgaAGTTTCAAAGAAACTCAGACAATCAGATACTG